The Microcoleus sp. FACHB-68 genome includes a region encoding these proteins:
- a CDS encoding glycoside hydrolase family 104 protein codes for MYTDRQSFRHWNVSSSDTELIQQWVGCQSPRRRRSSWRLAKQFQAFAGKPFAQVTRADIRAFGTAKASEGVAPQKVAQMLLGIKSLFIFGYELGVLPVNIPPERWPKIRLKKRSRRKKPARKLGFGLGLSVCCLALIVPGFLNKVESTPPASSLTAKEWDEPKVSGQLSDLYAQTATPLKSPNTKAFLDLIAVAEGTAGSDGYRTQFTGAKFDSFHTHPDEVYCAYSNGRRICSSAAGRYQFLKPTFDRLKRKLGLPDFGPRSQDLAAIELIREQGALEDIEAGNIKAALRKVSAIWAHVEGAGYGQPEHPLDKLEAIYWRERKKYEFPSQAQK; via the coding sequence ATGTACACAGATCGACAATCATTCAGACACTGGAACGTCAGTAGTTCTGACACTGAGTTGATTCAACAGTGGGTGGGGTGCCAATCTCCCCGCCGACGGCGGTCTTCCTGGCGCTTGGCCAAGCAGTTCCAAGCTTTTGCCGGCAAACCCTTCGCCCAAGTCACAAGAGCCGATATCCGGGCGTTTGGAACCGCTAAAGCTTCCGAGGGTGTTGCCCCCCAAAAAGTCGCGCAGATGCTGTTGGGGATCAAGTCCTTGTTCATCTTTGGATACGAACTCGGTGTGCTGCCGGTGAACATCCCCCCAGAACGGTGGCCAAAAATTCGACTCAAAAAGCGTTCTCGTCGTAAGAAACCTGCTCGGAAGTTGGGATTCGGTTTGGGGTTGAGTGTTTGTTGTTTGGCGCTGATAGTGCCAGGATTTCTCAACAAGGTAGAATCTACCCCACCGGCATCCAGTCTCACAGCGAAGGAGTGGGATGAACCCAAAGTATCGGGACAGTTGAGTGATTTATACGCCCAAACAGCAACGCCTCTCAAAAGTCCTAACACGAAAGCTTTTCTGGATTTGATTGCTGTAGCAGAAGGAACGGCGGGATCAGACGGCTACCGCACTCAATTCACCGGCGCTAAATTTGACAGTTTCCACACTCATCCCGATGAAGTGTACTGCGCCTATTCTAACGGGCGGCGCATTTGCTCAAGTGCGGCGGGGAGATATCAATTTTTAAAGCCAACTTTTGACCGGCTTAAACGAAAACTGGGATTGCCAGATTTTGGCCCCCGATCTCAAGATTTAGCAGCGATTGAATTAATTCGAGAACAAGGCGCTTTGGAAGATATTGAAGCCGGCAACATTAAAGCCGCTTTACGAAAAGTCTCAGCCATTTGGGCTCATGTTGAAGGTGCCGGTTACGGGCAACCCGAACACCCCTTAGATAAGCTAGAGGCGATCTACTGGCGGGAACGAAAAAAATATGAATTTCCCTCACAGGCGCAAAAATAG
- a CDS encoding ABC transporter permease subunit (The N-terminal region of this protein, as described by TIGR01726, is a three transmembrane segment that identifies a subfamily of ABC transporter permease subunits, which specificities that include histidine, arginine, glutamine, glutamate, L-cystine (sic), the opines (in Agrobacterium) octopine and nopaline, etc.): MPKENLSFRHRHFPGLPAKSPKWLRRLALGLTCLLLLAGCVLNANLAGTPKTLKVATGADYPPFEFQAQNGELTGFDIELIQAIGKAENFKIEFESMPFDGIIPALQSRTVDAAICAMTITAERSKTISFSRPYFKAGIAIAIKTNNKNITSFDSLKNKTIAVQIGTIGAKKAKEIPGAKLRTYDSAPLALQALVNGNVDAAISDAPVTLYAIKQSNLKGIKIIDQLITEEFFGIPTPKNSPNLDTINKGLTTVLNNGTYAQIYQKWFNVQPPELPATSPVLNSNNVRTGILGSAGMIATALPNLLRGALITLQLTAFSLFLGAIAGSLIALARLSSTRPLSVLARVYIDFFRGTPLLVQIFMIYYGLPALIQELGLTFTLDRLPAAVMALSLNSAAYIAEIVRAGIQSIEPGQAEAAQSLGLGPVQTLQYIIFPQALRRMIPPLGNEFITLLKDTSLVAVIGFEDLFRRGQLIVAENYRTFEIYTAVALIYLALTLLSSQAFSWLERWMNPVKRQFK, encoded by the coding sequence ATGCCAAAAGAGAATTTATCGTTCCGACACCGGCACTTCCCCGGTTTGCCGGCAAAATCGCCGAAGTGGCTGCGCCGGCTCGCATTGGGTTTAACCTGTCTGCTGCTACTCGCCGGCTGCGTGTTAAACGCCAACCTTGCCGGCACCCCCAAAACCCTCAAAGTTGCCACCGGCGCAGATTACCCTCCTTTTGAGTTTCAAGCACAAAATGGCGAATTAACCGGCTTTGATATTGAGTTAATCCAAGCCATCGGCAAAGCCGAAAACTTTAAAATTGAATTTGAAAGTATGCCCTTTGATGGCATTATTCCGGCATTGCAGTCAAGAACTGTAGATGCTGCCATTTGCGCCATGACGATTACGGCTGAACGCAGTAAAACAATTTCTTTTTCCCGACCTTATTTTAAAGCCGGCATCGCCATCGCTATCAAAACGAACAACAAAAATATCACGTCCTTCGATAGCCTCAAAAATAAAACTATTGCTGTGCAAATCGGCACAATCGGCGCTAAAAAAGCCAAAGAAATTCCCGGTGCAAAACTGCGAACTTATGATTCTGCACCCCTAGCATTGCAAGCCTTGGTTAACGGGAATGTGGATGCTGCTATTAGTGATGCCCCCGTCACCCTTTACGCCATCAAACAAAGTAATCTCAAAGGCATCAAAATTATCGACCAATTGATCACAGAAGAATTCTTTGGCATTCCCACACCTAAAAATTCTCCCAACCTTGACACCATCAATAAAGGGTTAACAACGGTTTTGAACAATGGCACCTATGCCCAAATTTATCAAAAATGGTTTAATGTACAACCGCCCGAATTACCGGCAACCTCACCAGTTTTAAACTCTAATAATGTTCGTACCGGCATCTTGGGTTCTGCCGGCATGATCGCCACCGCCTTGCCTAACTTGCTGCGAGGCGCATTAATTACGTTGCAACTAACGGCTTTCTCCCTATTTTTAGGGGCGATTGCAGGTTCTTTGATAGCCCTCGCCCGTCTTTCTTCCACCCGCCCTTTGAGTGTGCTTGCGCGGGTATATATAGACTTTTTCCGGGGAACGCCCTTGTTGGTGCAGATTTTTATGATTTATTATGGCTTGCCGGCGCTGATCCAAGAGTTGGGACTGACCTTTACCCTAGATCGCCTGCCGGCAGCCGTGATGGCGCTGAGTCTCAATAGTGCTGCTTATATTGCAGAGATTGTCCGCGCCGGCATTCAATCGATAGAACCTGGACAAGCCGAGGCTGCACAATCTCTAGGATTAGGGCCGGTGCAAACGCTGCAATATATTATATTTCCTCAAGCGTTGCGGCGGATGATCCCACCTTTAGGCAATGAATTCATCACCTTGCTTAAAGATACCAGCTTAGTTGCTGTGATCGGTTTTGAAGATTTATTCCGTCGCGGACAGTTAATTGTGGCAGAAAATTATCGCACGTTTGAGATATACACGGCTGTCGCCTTAATTTACTTAGCCCTCACGCTTTTATCCTCTCAAGCCTTTAGCTGGTTAGAACGTTGGATGAACCCGGTAAAACGGCAATTTAAATGA
- a CDS encoding amino acid ABC transporter ATP-binding protein: MENATPTITFENLQKNFGSLQVLQGITGTVNQGEVVAVIGSSGCGKSTLLRCFNRLEKIDGGQLVVSGIDLSPPNLSRTRLRQLRTEVGMVFQQFNLFPHLSVLENLILAPQKVLGKSRQESIQQARFYLEKVGLSEKATAYPQQLSGGQKQRVAIARSLCVNPKVMLFDEPTSALDPELVGEVLRVMQQLAEEGMTMVVVTHEMLFAREVAHRVLFLHQGKVEESGSAREVLTNPQSERLRGFLSRLNLSVE, from the coding sequence ATGGAAAATGCCACTCCCACGATCACGTTTGAAAATCTTCAGAAAAACTTTGGCTCTCTGCAAGTGCTGCAAGGAATCACCGGCACGGTTAATCAAGGTGAAGTAGTTGCCGTTATCGGTTCCTCTGGCTGCGGCAAAAGTACCCTGCTACGATGTTTCAACCGGCTCGAAAAAATTGACGGTGGGCAGTTGGTTGTTAGCGGCATCGATTTGTCTCCCCCAAACCTCAGCCGCACTCGACTGCGACAGTTACGAACTGAGGTGGGCATGGTTTTTCAGCAATTCAATCTTTTTCCCCATTTAAGTGTATTAGAAAATCTAATTTTAGCCCCGCAAAAAGTTTTAGGCAAATCGCGTCAAGAAAGTATTCAACAAGCAAGATTTTATTTAGAAAAAGTCGGACTTTCAGAAAAAGCAACAGCTTATCCCCAACAACTTTCTGGAGGACAAAAACAGCGAGTTGCCATCGCCCGCAGCTTGTGTGTAAATCCTAAAGTCATGCTATTTGATGAACCCACTAGCGCCCTTGATCCGGAATTGGTGGGAGAAGTGCTGCGAGTTATGCAACAACTTGCCGAAGAGGGAATGACAATGGTTGTTGTCACCCATGAAATGTTATTTGCGCGGGAAGTCGCCCATCGCGTGTTATTTTTGCATCAGGGTAAAGTGGAAGAGTCAGGTTCTGCGCGGGAAGTTTTGACGAACCCACAAAGTGAGCGTTTGCGTGGCTTTCTCAGCCGGCTCAATTTAAGCGTGGAATAA
- a CDS encoding aldose epimerase: protein MFAIAVKKQQYKTYILTDQAAESRLEVVPERGGIITGWRVKGQDILYLDTARFANPDLSVRGGIPILFPICGNLPDNTYTHNDQPYTLKQHGFARDLPWEVREQITEERAAMTLVLTSNDQTRAVYPFDFELAFTYQIKGNALEIFQRYTNRSAEPMPFSTGLHPYFLALDKTQLRFNIPAVQYQDQRAQTKHPFTGTFDFEQDEIDVAFNQLTGLATSVTDASRQMRITLSYNSTYSTVVFWTVKGKDFYCVEPWSAPRNALNVGKPLIRLQPGASCETLVRMTVSFLEK, encoded by the coding sequence GTGTTTGCGATCGCCGTCAAAAAGCAGCAGTATAAAACCTACATTCTCACTGACCAAGCCGCAGAATCTCGGCTAGAGGTCGTTCCAGAACGGGGTGGCATCATCACCGGCTGGCGGGTAAAAGGGCAAGACATCCTTTACTTAGATACCGCCCGGTTTGCCAACCCAGACTTGAGTGTGCGAGGTGGAATTCCGATTTTATTTCCGATCTGTGGCAACTTGCCAGACAACACCTACACTCACAACGACCAGCCATACACCCTCAAACAGCATGGGTTTGCCCGCGATCTGCCCTGGGAAGTGCGAGAGCAAATTACTGAAGAGCGAGCCGCTATGACGCTGGTTTTGACCAGCAATGACCAAACACGCGCTGTTTACCCGTTTGACTTTGAACTGGCTTTTACTTACCAGATCAAAGGTAATGCCTTGGAAATTTTTCAGCGCTATACAAATCGCTCGGCTGAGCCGATGCCTTTTTCCACCGGCTTGCATCCCTACTTTTTGGCGCTTGACAAAACTCAGTTGCGTTTTAATATTCCTGCTGTCCAATACCAAGATCAAAGAGCGCAAACGAAACACCCGTTCACCGGCACCTTTGATTTTGAGCAAGATGAAATTGATGTGGCGTTTAACCAGTTAACGGGCTTAGCCACAAGTGTCACCGATGCCAGCCGGCAGATGCGGATCACCCTCAGCTACAACAGCACCTATTCCACGGTGGTTTTCTGGACGGTAAAGGGTAAAGATTTTTACTGTGTTGAACCTTGGAGCGCTCCCCGCAATGCCCTTAATGTCGGTAAGCCCTTGATTCGCTTACAGCCAGGAGCCAGTTGCGAGACACTCGTTCGGATGACGGTAAGTTTTTTAGAAAAATAA